From the genome of Sphingopyxis sp. DBS4:
ACGATCCCGATGGAGACGCTGAGCCGCGCCTTCCAGAACATCTACGACACGATGGACGCGATCGACACCTTCAAGCTCAAGGCGCTCGACACGATGAAGACGACGGTGGGCACGCTCGAAAGCGAGGTCGCCAAGTCGAAGGGCTATATCGCGCGCGCCGAGGGCGCGAGCCAGGCGCAGGCGAGCGTCGGTGGCGAGGGCAGTCCGCTCGCCGCGCTCGAAGGCTAAGGCGAAATGACCATGAGCGAGGTCGACAAGGTCCGCCTCTCCGCCACGTCGGCGATCGAGCGGTCGCGCGAGCGGCGGCGCCCGATCGGCACCAAGAGCATGGCGCTGCGCCGCCAGCATCTCGCGCGCAAGATCGGCCGCATCTTTCTGGCGGGCGGCGCGGTGCTGATCGCCGCGGCGATTTTCGGCTTGGTGATCCAGCCGCTCGGCTTTGCCGGGGTGATGGCGGTCACGCTGCTGCTGGTCGCGGTCGCTTTCCTGTTCGGCAAATGGCCGCCCTTCCCCGAGCCGCGCCAGGCTGACCTGCCCAAGGCGGATTTGAAGCAGCTCGCGGGACGCACCGAAATCTGGCTGGAGGCGCAGCGCCCGGCGCTTCCCGCGCCCGCGCGCCAGCTCGTCGACGGCATCGGGGTGCAGCTCGACCTGCTCGCGCCGCAACTCCAGACGCTCGACACGTCGAGCCCCGCCGCCGCGAACATCCGCAAGCTCGTCGGCGAGGATCTGCCCGAGCTCGTCGCGGGCTATCAGCGCATCCCGGCGGGGCTGCGCAAGGAAGCGCACGCGGGCCGCACCCCCGACGAAACGCTCGTTGGCGGGCTCACCATGCTCGAACGCGAGATCGGCGAAGCGGCGCGCAACCTCGCGGCAGGCGAACTCGACAAGCTCGCGACGCGCGAACGCTATCTCCAGCTCAAATATCAGGGGCTGGAGGGCGAGGATTTGCCGGGAACGGACTGAACGAAGTCACAACCCCTCGCCGCCCGTCCAGTGCGCATTGACGAGGCGGCGCGCGAGCGCGCTCACCTGAATACGGATATCGGGCACCGCGACGACTTCCCACAAATCGCCGCGCGTCATCGGGCCGATCGCGAGAATATGATCCGACGAGTGGCCGCGCGCATCGATCACGTGACCGTCGCGGTCGATGTCGAGCCCGAGGCGCAGCGCGTCGGGACGGATGCGCTTCGCCGCCAGCATCCGCTTCACCAGCGGGTCGGCCGACCGTAGCAGGTCGCCCTGCGGCCCGGTGCAGTTGATCATCCGCGCGGCGCGGGTCACGACCGGCTCCGTCGCGCCGCGCGGCCGCCAGGCGATGGCGAGCGCATCGCGCTCGACGCTTACCCCGGCGATCTTGCCCGCGCGAAAGCAAAGCTGGCCCGACGCGACCAGCGCGTCGATGCGATCGGCAACCGCGGGCGCGAGCCGGTGACGATGCACGTCCCAGAAAGGACGGAGGTGGCGCAGGAAGCGCGTGCGCTTCTCCGTATCGGCCGACGCCCACATCATCTGGGTGATCGGGCGGATCGAATCGACGACCAGTCGCCAGTCGCGGCGGCGCGCTTCGCCCCGCGCCCAGCGCACGAGGTCGGACAATTCGGGCGCCGGCTTGGCGAGCACCGGCTTGGGCCGCAGCCCGTCGATGTGGCGATGCGGGCGAAGGCCCCGCCGCGACAGCGCGGTGATCGGTCCCTCATGACCGTGCGACACCAGCCGCAATATCACGTCGACCGCGGTCAGACCGGTGCCGATAACGAGCACCGCCGCCTGCCTGTCCAACCCTTCCTCGAACGCACTCGCCCAGGGATCGCCGATATAGCGGTGCGCGGGCAGATGCGCGCCGGCGATAGCGGGCGGATCGTGCGGCGGCAGATTGCCGATCGCGAGCACCGCGCGGTCGGCCTCGATCAGCCCCCCGTTGACGAGGCCGAGCGTCACCTGTCCGCCGCGCTCTTCGACGTCGAGTACCTCGTCGTCGACCAGCTTCAGCCGCCGGCCATGGCGCTCCATCGCCCCCGCGAGCGTCTCGCGCAGATAGCGGCCATAGGTCGCGCGCGTCACGAACGCGGCGTC
Proteins encoded in this window:
- a CDS encoding FAD/NAD(P)-binding protein, encoding MNLISSELHSPRPRFRTATRVAIVGAGFSGTMLALNLLEQADVEVLLIERDRHRMGAGVAYSSSESAHLLNVRAGNMSAFADRPDHFCDWLAARGLGCDAAFVTRATYGRYLRETLAGAMERHGRRLKLVDDEVLDVEERGGQVTLGLVNGGLIEADRAVLAIGNLPPHDPPAIAGAHLPAHRYIGDPWASAFEEGLDRQAAVLVIGTGLTAVDVILRLVSHGHEGPITALSRRGLRPHRHIDGLRPKPVLAKPAPELSDLVRWARGEARRRDWRLVVDSIRPITQMMWASADTEKRTRFLRHLRPFWDVHRHRLAPAVADRIDALVASGQLCFRAGKIAGVSVERDALAIAWRPRGATEPVVTRAARMINCTGPQGDLLRSADPLVKRMLAAKRIRPDALRLGLDIDRDGHVIDARGHSSDHILAIGPMTRGDLWEVVAVPDIRIQVSALARRLVNAHWTGGEGL